From a single Armatimonadota bacterium genomic region:
- the truA gene encoding tRNA pseudouridine(38-40) synthase TruA, which yields MSNKHRIKLVVAYDGSEFCGWAPQHGRRTVHGILTETVRQVSGEDCEIEGASRTDSGASARGQVCHFDVSEGMPVDKWQVVLNQALPNDIAIVSSCKVSPEFNSRFWAEKRWYRYRILTGKVDPERARYTYHYDAKPLDDGLMRDAASHLIGKHDFLAFSQLVPPGKSTVRELFSVEVKRVRDELRIDVIGTAFVRGMMRRISGALWEVGRGARQPDSIPELLEQRDRRKIRWPTVLPANGLTLMKVFYGRHPHDRRRERNSLVGKNDE from the coding sequence TTGTCGAATAAACATAGGATCAAACTCGTCGTCGCGTACGACGGGTCAGAGTTTTGCGGCTGGGCGCCGCAACATGGAAGGCGAACCGTCCATGGCATATTGACAGAAACCGTGCGCCAGGTCTCGGGCGAGGATTGCGAGATCGAAGGAGCTAGCAGAACGGACAGCGGAGCGAGCGCCCGAGGGCAGGTCTGTCACTTCGACGTGAGCGAAGGGATGCCTGTGGACAAGTGGCAGGTCGTCTTGAACCAGGCGCTGCCGAATGACATCGCGATCGTGAGTTCTTGCAAGGTTTCGCCGGAGTTCAACAGCCGCTTTTGGGCTGAGAAACGGTGGTACCGATACCGAATCCTGACGGGAAAGGTCGACCCGGAGCGGGCCAGGTATACATATCACTACGACGCAAAGCCGCTGGACGACGGATTGATGCGCGATGCAGCGAGCCACTTGATTGGAAAGCACGATTTTCTCGCGTTCAGCCAGCTAGTTCCACCCGGAAAGAGCACGGTGCGCGAACTCTTCAGCGTGGAAGTCAAGCGAGTGCGCGATGAATTGCGGATCGATGTGATCGGCACGGCGTTCGTTCGCGGAATGATGCGGAGAATCAGCGGCGCTCTCTGGGAGGTTGGTCGCGGAGCCAGGCAGCCGGACTCGATTCCGGAGCTGCTCGAGCAGCGAGACCGCCGCAAGATCCGGTGGCCGACGGTGTTGCCGGCGAACGGATTGACGCTGATGAAGGTGTTCTACGGTCGGCATCCGCATGACCGTAGGCGTGAACGAAACAGTTTGGTAGGAAAGAATGATGAATAG
- the rplQ gene encoding 50S ribosomal protein L17 — protein MTHKIDRRKLGLPSDQRRALLTNLARQFIRHGYVHTTLGRAKELRRIVEPLITLGKKDTLAARRASRKILVGHSSSSARPMKLLAGKSDSEKFEILRDRSLINGEDLVSHLFDNIAPRFKDRNGGYTRLTRTGVRRGDAAPTAVLELVE, from the coding sequence ATGACTCACAAAATAGACAGGCGCAAACTCGGTCTGCCGAGCGACCAGCGTCGGGCGTTGTTGACAAACCTCGCGCGGCAGTTCATAAGACACGGCTACGTCCACACGACGCTGGGTCGTGCGAAGGAGCTGCGGCGCATCGTTGAGCCTCTGATTACTTTGGGAAAGAAGGACACTCTCGCGGCGCGACGGGCTTCCCGTAAGATCCTGGTGGGGCACAGTTCAAGCTCGGCAAGACCCATGAAGTTGCTGGCAGGCAAGAGCGATTCGGAAAAGTTTGAGATTCTCCGCGACCGAAGCCTGATAAACGGCGAGGATCTCGTCTCGCATCTTTTCGACAACATCGCGCCAAGGTTCAAGGATCGGAACGGCGGGTATACGAGGCTGACCCGAACCGGCGTCAGGCGGGGAGACGCAGCGCCGACGGCAGTTCTGGAGCTTGTCGAATAA